One genomic window of Actinoplanes lobatus includes the following:
- a CDS encoding glycoside hydrolase family 127 protein: protein MSALQGPVVPTPDALAALRPLPADAVRLTPDGLLGAWQERNAASTLPHCVTRLSTHGNLDNLRRVTGDSDTAFTGFWFADTDVHKTLEAAFWSGSQPAFVEEAAALLEKAQDADGYLDSYYQDPEHRSRQWTELHFSHEMYTAGHLIQAAVAAARSAPGDPVAQQVVSVARRFADLLVQRYGQSRETDGHPEIETALAELYRVTGHRPYLDLAARFLDNRGHEVLGPGRFGPAYYQDHQPLRDTEEVTGHVVRQLYLLAGAVDVAVETGDRELLAVAERLWDSALDSRTYITGGQGSRHRDEAYGDAYELPPDRAYAETCAAIASFQLGWRLLLATGKVKYADEMERVLYNAIAASTAVDGTAFFYSTPLQRRTGHDGGGENAPGHRLDWYECACCPPNLARLMASLHTYAATGDDNGLQLHLYADGTVSAGGHAVTVETRYPWDEQITVTVTSPSDQPWTLSLRIPAWCPDARLAVNGTPAPSRDQVKDGYLRLHRIWHPGDRIVLTLAMPVRLVAAHPRVDAVRGTAALTRGPLVHCLEHADLPTSGPLAGALFEDLELDPAAPAAVAYHGSGLAPVTLRVGVRLRTASGGPLYRDLNRTGPPPAATTTVTAIPYFLWANREPGPMRVWIPLAPREE, encoded by the coding sequence ATGTCTGCACTCCAGGGCCCCGTCGTGCCCACGCCCGATGCCCTCGCCGCGCTCCGGCCGCTGCCCGCCGACGCGGTGCGGCTCACCCCGGACGGTCTGCTCGGCGCCTGGCAGGAACGCAACGCGGCGTCCACATTGCCGCACTGCGTCACCCGGCTGTCCACCCACGGCAACCTGGACAATCTGCGCCGGGTCACCGGGGATTCCGACACCGCGTTCACGGGTTTCTGGTTCGCCGACACCGATGTGCACAAGACGCTCGAGGCGGCGTTCTGGTCGGGCAGCCAACCGGCCTTCGTGGAGGAGGCCGCCGCCCTGCTGGAGAAGGCCCAGGACGCGGACGGCTACCTGGACTCCTACTACCAGGATCCGGAGCACCGGTCCCGGCAGTGGACGGAGCTGCACTTCAGCCACGAGATGTACACGGCCGGCCATCTGATCCAGGCGGCGGTCGCCGCGGCACGTTCCGCGCCCGGCGATCCGGTGGCCCAGCAGGTCGTCTCGGTCGCGCGCCGTTTCGCCGATCTTCTGGTGCAACGGTACGGGCAATCGCGCGAGACCGACGGCCATCCGGAGATCGAGACCGCCCTCGCCGAGTTGTACCGGGTGACCGGGCACCGCCCGTACCTCGATCTGGCCGCCCGTTTCCTCGACAACCGTGGCCACGAGGTGCTGGGGCCGGGCCGGTTCGGGCCGGCCTACTACCAGGACCACCAACCGCTGCGCGACACCGAGGAGGTGACCGGCCACGTGGTCCGGCAGCTCTACCTGCTGGCCGGCGCGGTCGACGTGGCCGTGGAGACCGGTGACCGGGAGCTGCTGGCGGTCGCCGAGCGGCTGTGGGACTCGGCGCTGGACAGCCGCACCTACATCACCGGCGGGCAGGGTTCCCGGCACCGGGACGAGGCCTACGGCGACGCCTACGAGCTGCCGCCGGACCGTGCCTACGCCGAGACCTGCGCCGCGATCGCGAGTTTCCAGCTCGGCTGGCGGCTGCTGCTCGCCACCGGCAAGGTGAAGTACGCCGACGAGATGGAGCGGGTGCTCTACAACGCGATCGCCGCGAGCACCGCCGTCGACGGGACCGCGTTCTTCTACTCCACCCCGTTGCAGCGCCGCACCGGCCACGACGGCGGCGGGGAGAACGCGCCCGGTCACCGTCTGGACTGGTACGAGTGCGCCTGCTGCCCGCCGAACCTGGCCCGGCTGATGGCGTCCCTGCACACCTACGCCGCCACCGGTGACGACAACGGTCTTCAACTGCACCTCTACGCCGACGGCACGGTGTCGGCGGGCGGGCACGCGGTCACCGTGGAGACCCGGTACCCGTGGGACGAGCAGATCACCGTCACCGTCACCTCGCCGTCCGACCAGCCGTGGACGCTGTCGCTGCGGATCCCGGCCTGGTGCCCGGACGCCCGGCTCGCCGTCAACGGCACCCCGGCCCCGTCCCGTGACCAGGTCAAGGACGGCTACCTGCGCCTGCACCGCATCTGGCATCCCGGCGACCGGATCGTGCTCACCCTGGCCATGCCGGTCCGCCTGGTCGCCGCGCACCCCCGGGTGGACGCCGTCCGCGGCACGGCCGCCCTGACCCGCGGCCCGCTCGTGCACTGCCTGGAACACGCCGACCTGCCCACGTCCGGGCCACTGGCCGGCGCCCTGTTCGAGGATCTGGAACTCGACCCGGCCGCCCCGGCCGCGGTCGCCTACCACGGCAGCGGCCTGGCGCCGGTCACGTTGCGGGTCGGGGTCCGTCTCCGAACGGCGTCCGGCGGCCCGCTCTACCGGGACCTGAACCGGACCGGACCGCCCCCGGCGGCGACCACCACGGTCACCGCCATCCCCTACTTCCTGTGGGCCAACCGCGAACCCGGCCCGATGCGGGTCTGGATCCCGCTGGCGCCACGGGAGGAGTAA
- a CDS encoding sugar ABC transporter substrate-binding protein, whose amino-acid sequence MTTLRLRVAAAFAITACLVAGCSSSSDSGDTDGEAGGTYTIWDPYPQFDGGSDWVKLLTKCGTDAGVTVERTGYDTTDLTNKALLAAQQGNSPDVLIVDNPVVSTLADAGVLTTTDEVKVDTAAIEPNLLAAGQIGGKTYGIPIGANTLALYYNKEVLSKAGVDPAAIKDWAALTAALEKVKASGKKGITFSAIGTEEGSFQFLPWFWGSGADLTQLDSAQGIASLELWNGWVKSGYAPNSVLNNTQTTSWQEFATGDFAFSENGTWQLANAKKTGFEYGIIPIPSQAGGTAPAPTGGEFVTAPVQAKTGRYAVTEKLIACLTSADNAYTTDTTLSYIAATEAVQQKQVAANEELKVWVDAVKAAKGRTSDDLGTKYPKISQPMWTAFQAALSGSASPADALKTAQTTAAAATK is encoded by the coding sequence ATGACCACACTCCGCCTCCGCGTCGCGGCCGCGTTCGCCATCACAGCCTGCCTCGTGGCGGGTTGCTCGTCCTCCTCCGATTCCGGGGACACCGATGGCGAGGCCGGCGGCACCTACACCATCTGGGACCCGTACCCGCAGTTCGACGGCGGCTCGGACTGGGTGAAGCTGCTGACCAAGTGCGGCACCGACGCCGGCGTCACCGTCGAGCGCACCGGTTACGACACCACCGACCTGACCAACAAGGCGCTGCTCGCCGCCCAGCAGGGCAACTCGCCGGACGTGCTGATCGTCGACAACCCGGTGGTCTCCACGCTGGCCGATGCCGGGGTGCTGACCACCACCGACGAGGTCAAGGTGGACACCGCGGCGATCGAGCCGAACCTGCTGGCGGCCGGCCAGATCGGCGGGAAGACCTACGGCATCCCGATCGGCGCCAACACCCTCGCCTTGTACTACAACAAGGAAGTCCTGAGCAAGGCCGGCGTCGACCCGGCGGCGATCAAGGACTGGGCGGCGCTGACCGCGGCCCTGGAAAAGGTGAAGGCGTCCGGTAAGAAGGGCATCACCTTCTCGGCGATCGGCACCGAGGAGGGCAGCTTCCAGTTCCTGCCCTGGTTCTGGGGTTCCGGCGCCGACCTGACCCAGCTCGACTCGGCCCAGGGCATCGCCTCGCTGGAGTTGTGGAACGGCTGGGTGAAGAGCGGGTACGCGCCCAACTCGGTCCTCAACAACACCCAGACCACCAGCTGGCAGGAGTTCGCCACCGGCGACTTCGCGTTCAGCGAGAACGGCACCTGGCAGCTGGCCAACGCCAAGAAGACCGGCTTCGAGTACGGCATCATCCCGATCCCGTCGCAGGCCGGCGGCACCGCGCCCGCCCCGACCGGCGGCGAGTTCGTCACCGCCCCGGTGCAGGCCAAGACCGGCCGGTACGCGGTGACCGAGAAGCTGATCGCCTGCCTGACCAGCGCCGACAACGCCTACACCACGGACACCACACTCTCCTACATCGCGGCGACCGAGGCCGTGCAGCAGAAGCAGGTGGCCGCCAACGAGGAACTGAAGGTGTGGGTCGACGCGGTCAAGGCCGCCAAGGGCCGGACCAGTGACGACCTCGGCACCAAGTACCCGAAGATCTCCCAGCCGATGTGGACCGCCTTCCAGGCGGCGCTGAGCGGCTCGGCCTCCCCCGCCGACGCGCTCAAGACGGCGCAGACCACGGCCGCCGCAGCCACCAAGTGA
- a CDS encoding carbohydrate-binding protein — MRYRPAVLLLVLAGLAVPSPAQAAGNTLTVNVGTVVRPVTHVASGGLYAVDTGTKPPLEQMYPLRLNHLTQPPPGVQQLGNGATTPCCDGALVAGKVTSGGAQQFWRLPDIYKDFPYKWVSWTDWESKVRTMVQTRLNATTTTNVDGYELWNEPDWTWNTSAAGTFNAGWTRTHRLIRTLDTVTPIVGPSHSIYNHDWMVSFLTNARDTGTLPDVIVWHELDNDSYLNVQAHVADYRAIESSLGISARPISINEYASPSQVDIPSVAVHYMAVFERHGIRSAERAYWYEAGTLNGLLYNNAPTSSYWTYKWYGDMAGNIVQTVPGSWLEGVAAYDSTRKVVNVVLGGDSGDNTVRVNGLGALGSQVRVTLSRSGTTGRTTSQSAPIAVSSATYTVSSGSISVPVTGMHAWDSYQLLITPTSGVPTWQQRYEAENATVVNANRFSSGSASNGGYVGQIDGSANPRNQSFVDFLVNVPTARSYTMTIGYANATGATATHGLAYNGGGWQTISYPPTAAWGVFGSTVNATVTLKAGWNLIRLAKGSPNLTAGTGYAELDYINLA; from the coding sequence GTGCGCTACAGACCCGCAGTTCTCCTACTGGTCCTGGCCGGGCTGGCCGTCCCCAGCCCGGCACAGGCCGCCGGCAACACCCTCACCGTCAACGTCGGCACCGTCGTCCGGCCGGTCACCCATGTCGCCTCCGGCGGCCTGTACGCCGTGGACACCGGTACGAAACCGCCGCTGGAGCAGATGTACCCGCTCCGGCTCAACCACCTGACCCAGCCGCCGCCCGGCGTTCAGCAGCTCGGCAACGGCGCCACCACCCCCTGCTGCGACGGCGCGCTGGTCGCCGGGAAGGTCACCAGCGGCGGCGCCCAGCAGTTCTGGCGGCTGCCGGACATCTACAAGGACTTCCCGTACAAGTGGGTGAGCTGGACCGACTGGGAGTCCAAGGTCCGCACCATGGTGCAGACCCGGCTCAACGCCACGACCACCACCAACGTCGACGGCTACGAGCTGTGGAACGAACCCGACTGGACCTGGAACACCAGCGCCGCCGGGACGTTCAACGCGGGCTGGACCCGTACCCACAGGTTGATCCGCACGCTCGACACGGTGACCCCGATCGTCGGGCCCAGCCACTCGATCTACAACCACGACTGGATGGTCAGCTTCCTCACCAACGCCCGCGACACCGGCACCCTGCCCGACGTGATCGTCTGGCACGAGCTGGACAACGACAGCTACCTCAACGTGCAGGCGCACGTCGCCGACTACCGGGCGATCGAGTCGTCACTGGGCATCTCGGCGCGACCGATCTCGATCAACGAGTACGCCTCCCCGTCCCAGGTGGACATCCCGAGCGTGGCCGTGCACTACATGGCGGTCTTCGAGCGGCACGGCATCCGGTCGGCGGAGCGTGCCTACTGGTACGAGGCGGGCACCCTCAACGGCCTGCTGTACAACAACGCGCCGACCTCGTCGTACTGGACCTACAAGTGGTACGGCGACATGGCCGGCAACATCGTGCAGACCGTCCCCGGCTCGTGGCTGGAGGGTGTCGCCGCCTACGACAGCACCCGCAAGGTCGTGAACGTGGTGCTGGGCGGGGACAGCGGCGACAACACGGTCCGGGTCAACGGGCTGGGCGCGCTCGGCTCGCAGGTGCGGGTCACCCTGTCACGCAGCGGCACGACCGGCCGGACCACCAGCCAGAGCGCGCCGATCGCGGTGTCGTCGGCCACCTACACGGTGTCGAGCGGCAGCATCAGTGTGCCGGTGACCGGCATGCATGCATGGGATTCGTATCAACTGTTGATTACACCCACCTCGGGTGTGCCGACATGGCAGCAGCGGTACGAGGCGGAGAACGCCACTGTCGTCAACGCGAACCGGTTCTCGTCCGGCTCGGCGTCCAACGGCGGGTACGTCGGGCAGATCGACGGTTCGGCGAACCCCCGTAACCAGTCGTTCGTCGACTTCCTGGTCAACGTGCCGACAGCGCGGTCGTACACGATGACGATCGGGTACGCCAACGCGACCGGGGCGACGGCCACGCACGGGCTGGCGTACAACGGGGGCGGCTGGCAGACGATCAGCTACCCGCCGACCGCCGCGTGGGGTGTGTTCGGTTCGACGGTGAACGCCACGGTCACGCTGAAGGCGGGCTGGAACCTGATCCGCCTGGCCAAGGGCTCACCGAACCTGACGGCCGGCACGGGTTACGCCGAACTCGACTACATCAACCTCGCCTGA
- a CDS encoding carbohydrate ABC transporter permease produces MLFPIYWMINVSLTKDTDMRADPPHLLPLDGTLEGYRAVIEQQMPYLGTSLIVGLGTVALTLALSAPAGFALAKLRPKGGGALSFVLLIAQMIPGIIMAMGFYAIYLRLGVLNTVPGLILADSTIAVPFGVLIFTAFMSGIPDELINAALIDGASRWRTFVSVILPVSRNAIVTVSLFAFLWAWSDFVFASTLDGGGDAQPITLGIYQYIGNNNQQWNAIMATAVVASIPATLLLIIAQRYVAAGVTAGAVKD; encoded by the coding sequence ATGCTGTTCCCGATCTACTGGATGATCAACGTGTCGCTCACCAAGGACACCGACATGCGGGCCGACCCACCGCACCTGCTCCCCCTCGACGGGACGCTGGAGGGATACCGCGCCGTCATCGAGCAGCAGATGCCGTACCTCGGAACGAGTTTGATCGTGGGTCTCGGCACGGTGGCCCTGACCCTCGCGCTCTCCGCGCCCGCCGGTTTCGCCCTGGCGAAGCTGCGCCCGAAGGGCGGCGGCGCACTCAGCTTCGTGTTGCTGATCGCCCAGATGATCCCGGGAATCATCATGGCGATGGGTTTCTACGCCATCTATCTGCGGCTCGGCGTGCTCAACACGGTGCCCGGCCTGATCCTGGCGGACTCCACCATCGCGGTCCCGTTCGGCGTGCTGATCTTCACGGCGTTCATGTCCGGCATCCCCGACGAGCTGATCAACGCGGCGCTGATCGACGGCGCGAGCCGGTGGCGCACCTTCGTCTCGGTGATCCTGCCGGTGTCACGCAACGCGATCGTCACGGTGTCACTCTTCGCGTTCCTGTGGGCGTGGTCGGACTTCGTCTTCGCCAGCACTCTCGACGGCGGCGGTGACGCCCAGCCGATCACCCTCGGCATCTACCAGTACATCGGCAACAACAACCAGCAGTGGAACGCGATCATGGCGACCGCCGTGGTCGCCTCCATCCCCGCAACGCTGCTGCTCATCATCGCCCAGCGTTACGTCGCGGCCGGCGTCACCGCCGGCGCAGTCAAGGACTGA
- a CDS encoding LacI family DNA-binding transcriptional regulator, with amino-acid sequence MDRAVTISQVAALAGVSTGTASKALNGRGALRPETRLRVQQAAEQLGFVANAAARSLQTGRTYTVGMITTDSIGRFSIPLLIGAEDALGAGQMSVFLCDARDDPIREQYYLRTLLSRKVDGIIVTGRRTQARQPIGRDLPVPVVYAFISSADGRDCSVVPDEADGARRAIQHLLAVGRRRIAHVTGPEHHHSAQMRAAGAVDTLAAEGLHLATPVLYGEWSEAWGRQAAGILLSTGADVDAVFCGSDQVARGLAEGLRDAGREIPRDIALVGFDNWDVMVDGSRPALTSVDMDLEGIGRTAAEMLLAAINGEPVHGHQARPCRLVPRASTAV; translated from the coding sequence ATGGATCGCGCCGTCACCATCAGCCAGGTGGCCGCGCTCGCGGGGGTTTCCACGGGTACGGCGTCGAAGGCGCTCAACGGCCGCGGCGCTCTGCGCCCGGAGACCCGGTTACGTGTTCAGCAGGCCGCCGAGCAGCTCGGATTCGTCGCCAACGCGGCGGCCCGCAGCCTGCAGACCGGCCGCACCTACACGGTCGGGATGATCACCACCGACAGCATCGGCCGGTTCAGCATCCCGCTGCTCATCGGCGCCGAGGACGCGCTCGGGGCGGGCCAGATGTCGGTGTTCCTGTGCGACGCCCGCGACGACCCGATCCGTGAGCAGTACTACCTGCGTACCCTGCTCAGCCGCAAGGTCGACGGCATCATAGTGACCGGCCGGCGCACTCAGGCCCGCCAGCCGATCGGCCGTGACCTGCCGGTTCCCGTCGTCTACGCGTTCATCAGCTCGGCCGACGGGCGGGACTGCTCGGTCGTGCCGGACGAGGCCGACGGCGCCCGCCGCGCCATCCAGCACCTGCTCGCGGTCGGCCGGCGCCGGATCGCCCATGTCACCGGCCCGGAGCACCACCACTCGGCACAGATGCGGGCGGCCGGCGCGGTCGACACCCTGGCCGCCGAGGGCCTCCACCTGGCCACCCCGGTCCTGTACGGGGAGTGGAGCGAGGCGTGGGGCCGCCAGGCCGCCGGGATCCTGCTGTCCACCGGCGCCGATGTGGACGCGGTGTTCTGCGGCAGCGACCAGGTGGCCCGCGGCCTGGCCGAGGGGCTGCGCGACGCCGGCCGGGAGATCCCGCGGGACATCGCACTGGTCGGCTTCGACAACTGGGACGTCATGGTGGACGGCTCCCGGCCGGCCCTGACCAGCGTGGACATGGACCTGGAGGGAATCGGCCGGACCGCCGCCGAGATGCTGCTCGCGGCGATCAACGGCGAGCCGGTGCACGGTCATCAGGCGCGCCCGTGCCGCCTGGTCCCGCGCGCCTCCACCGCTGTCTGA
- a CDS encoding carbohydrate ABC transporter permease produces the protein MAHDVMTRASAAASAQAKAGAGARPPRRRRGAGHWTAWAFLAPVVVYLVAFYAYPLYRNLDLSLRHYTVRSFVQGDAPFSGLDNYRTVFADPTFGPALLHTLVFTFVSIAFQFAIGLALAVFFAQNFRLSATLRALFLVPWLLPLIVSASTWTWMLNSDSGIVNAALELIHVDPVNWLTSPDWALTSVIIANVWIGIPFNLVVLYSGLQAIPADVYEAAAIDGATGWQRFWRITFPLLRPVSAITLLLGLVYTLKVFDIIWIMTKGGPADASTTFATWSYRLSFGNLLPEFGPGAAVGNLLIIMALFFGLLYIRFQRRQA, from the coding sequence ATGGCACACGACGTGATGACCCGCGCCTCCGCCGCCGCCTCCGCTCAAGCGAAGGCGGGGGCGGGGGCGCGGCCTCCCCGGCGGCGGCGCGGGGCCGGGCACTGGACGGCGTGGGCGTTCCTGGCGCCGGTCGTCGTCTACCTGGTCGCCTTCTACGCCTACCCGCTGTACCGCAACCTCGATCTGAGCCTGCGCCACTACACGGTCCGCTCGTTCGTGCAGGGCGACGCCCCGTTCTCCGGGCTGGACAACTACCGGACCGTGTTCGCCGATCCGACCTTCGGGCCGGCGTTGCTGCACACGCTGGTGTTCACGTTCGTGAGCATCGCGTTCCAGTTCGCCATCGGGCTGGCGCTGGCGGTGTTCTTCGCGCAGAACTTCAGGTTGTCGGCAACGTTGCGGGCTCTGTTCCTCGTCCCGTGGCTGCTGCCGTTGATCGTCAGCGCGTCGACATGGACGTGGATGCTCAACAGTGACTCCGGCATCGTCAACGCTGCACTTGAGTTGATCCATGTTGATCCGGTCAATTGGTTGACGTCGCCGGACTGGGCGTTGACCAGCGTCATCATCGCGAACGTCTGGATCGGCATCCCGTTCAACCTGGTCGTGCTGTACAGCGGCCTCCAGGCCATCCCGGCCGATGTGTACGAGGCGGCCGCCATCGACGGCGCGACCGGATGGCAGCGGTTCTGGCGGATCACGTTCCCGCTGCTGCGGCCGGTCTCGGCGATCACGCTGCTGCTCGGTCTGGTCTACACGCTCAAGGTCTTCGACATCATCTGGATCATGACCAAGGGCGGTCCGGCGGACGCGTCGACGACGTTCGCGACCTGGTCCTACCGGCTCAGCTTCGGCAACCTGCTGCCCGAGTTCGGTCCGGGCGCGGCGGTCGGCAACCTGCTGATCATCATGGCGCTCTTCTTCGGCCTGCTCTACATCCGCTTCCAGAGGAGGCAGGCATGA